The Anolis carolinensis isolate JA03-04 chromosome 2, rAnoCar3.1.pri, whole genome shotgun sequence genome has a window encoding:
- the arf3 gene encoding ADP-ribosylation factor 3 produces MGNIFGNLLKSLIGKKEMRILMVGLDAAGKTTILYKLKLGEIVTTIPTIGFNVETVEYKNISFTVWDVGGQDKIRPLWRHYFQNTQGLIFVVDSNDRERVNEAREELMRMLAEDELRDAVLLVFANKQDLPNAMNAAEITDKLGLHSLRHRNWYIQATCATSGDGLYEGLDWLANQLKNKK; encoded by the exons ATGGGGAACATTTTTGGCAACCTGCTGAAGAGCCTGATTGGCAAGAAGGAGATGCGTATCCTTATGGTTGGACTTGATGCTGCTGGGAAAACCACTATCCTCTACAAACTGAAGCTGGGAGAGATTGTCACTACCATCCCCACTATTG GATTTAATGTGGAAACGGTTGAATATAAGAACATTAGCTTCACTGTATGGGATGTTGGTGGCCAGGACAAGATACGGCCCCTGTGGCGGCATTACTTCCAGAACACCCAGG GTTTGATCTTTGTGGTGGATAGCAATGATCGGGAGCGAGTGAATGAAGCCCGTGAGGAGCTGATGAGGATGCTGGCAGAGGATGAATTGCGAGACGCTGTTCTTCTTGTCTTTGCTAATAAGCAG GACCTCCCTAATGCCATGAATGCTGCAGAAATCACAGACAAGCTGGGTCTACACTCACTGCGCCACCGCAACTGGTACATCCAGGCCACCTGCGCCACGAGTGGGGACGGCCTCTACGAGGGCTTGGATTGGCTGGCCAACCAGCTGAAGAACAagaaatga